Proteins encoded together in one Miscanthus floridulus cultivar M001 chromosome 16, ASM1932011v1, whole genome shotgun sequence window:
- the LOC136514025 gene encoding uncharacterized protein isoform X2, with amino-acid sequence MYNTFFSSSTAATPELRRVLASNDQANGLRRIRVIVQDSDLQLITSILAEWQERKCDAITKDDIKVFAMVPSKPDTEFPNAARWYETISVAVASRFLVRQLVLLLRSQRKLGLSYRHQASMLLGCFLCQPMKSVMRRAKLGLRRC; translated from the exons ATGTACAACACTTTTTTTAGCAGCAGTACTGCCGCCACCCCTGAGCTCCGTCGGGTGCTCGCCTCCAATGACCAGGCCAACGGCCTCAGACGGATCCGTGTCATCGTCCAGGATAGCGATTTGCAATTAATTACTTCGATTCTGGCTGAATGGCAGGAACGCAAATG TGATGCGATTACTAAGGATGACATTAAGGTCTTCGCGATGGTGCCGTCGAAGCCTGACACTGAGTTTCCTAATGCTGCCCGCTGGTACGAGACCATCTCTGTGGCTGTAGCCTCAAG ATTCCTGGTAAGGCAGTTGGTCCTGCTACTGAG GTCGCAAAGGAAGTTGGGTTTGAGCTACCGCCACCAGGCGAGTATGCTGTTGGGATGTTTTTTATGCCAACCGATGAAAAGCGTCATGAGAAGGGCAAAGCTGGGTTTAAGAAG GTGCTAG
- the LOC136514025 gene encoding uncharacterized protein isoform X1 has protein sequence MYNTFFSSSTAATPELRRVLASNDQANGLRRIRVIVQDSDLQLITSILAEWQERKCDAITKDDIKVFAMVPSKPDTEFPNAARWYETISVAVASRFLVRQLVLLLRSQRKLGLSYRHQASMLLGCFLCQPMKSVMRRAKLGLRRNPSRSPFVRRMVI, from the exons ATGTACAACACTTTTTTTAGCAGCAGTACTGCCGCCACCCCTGAGCTCCGTCGGGTGCTCGCCTCCAATGACCAGGCCAACGGCCTCAGACGGATCCGTGTCATCGTCCAGGATAGCGATTTGCAATTAATTACTTCGATTCTGGCTGAATGGCAGGAACGCAAATG TGATGCGATTACTAAGGATGACATTAAGGTCTTCGCGATGGTGCCGTCGAAGCCTGACACTGAGTTTCCTAATGCTGCCCGCTGGTACGAGACCATCTCTGTGGCTGTAGCCTCAAG ATTCCTGGTAAGGCAGTTGGTCCTGCTACTGAG GTCGCAAAGGAAGTTGGGTTTGAGCTACCGCCACCAGGCGAGTATGCTGTTGGGATGTTTTTTATGCCAACCGATGAAAAGCGTCATGAGAAGGGCAAAGCTGGGTTTAAGAAG AAACCCTTCTAGGAGCCCATTTGTAAGAAGAATGGtgatatag